From a single Alloactinosynnema sp. L-07 genomic region:
- a CDS encoding Clp protease N-terminal domain-containing protein yields MEQPRLDDLISTIRAAYSDDSPLDQLSAAVLTAQHLGELADHLIGHFVDQARRSGASWTDIGQSMGVTKQAAQQRSVPKDDPNMFTRYTEKARAVVVTAQEEARAAHHPKIQPEHLVLGLLAAPTSMAMVALAEQGFDADKIRAALVFPESGADDPGPLVPFAPAGKKAMELSVREALRLGHNYIGTEHQLLALFELDDSPLATLDIDRDKVEKFILDMLAKLSQ; encoded by the coding sequence ATGGAACAACCACGACTCGATGACCTGATCAGCACCATTCGCGCGGCGTATTCCGACGACAGCCCGCTGGACCAGCTCTCCGCGGCCGTCCTCACCGCTCAACACCTCGGCGAACTCGCCGACCACCTCATCGGCCACTTCGTCGACCAGGCCCGCCGCTCCGGCGCGTCCTGGACCGACATCGGACAGAGCATGGGGGTGACCAAGCAGGCCGCGCAGCAGCGGTCGGTCCCCAAGGACGACCCGAACATGTTCACCCGCTACACGGAGAAGGCGCGCGCGGTCGTCGTCACCGCGCAGGAAGAGGCGCGCGCTGCCCATCACCCCAAGATCCAGCCGGAGCACCTGGTCCTCGGCCTGCTCGCGGCCCCGACCAGCATGGCGATGGTCGCCCTGGCCGAGCAGGGATTCGACGCGGACAAGATCCGGGCCGCCCTGGTGTTCCCCGAGTCAGGGGCGGACGATCCCGGCCCGTTGGTCCCGTTCGCGCCTGCGGGCAAGAAGGCCATGGAGCTGTCGGTCCGGGAGGCGCTGCGGCTGGGCCACAACTACATCGGCACCGAGCACCAGCTGCTGGCGCTGTTCGAACTGGACGATTCCCCGCTCGCGACGCTGGACATCGATCGGGACAAGGTGGAGAAGTTCATCCTCGACATGCTGGCGAAGCTCAGCCAATAG
- a CDS encoding DUF402 domain-containing protein: MAANFPVPVPIARRDDTHHEVHPPKVELFDLAAMTNTDPKGFVRAVDEYRRTDHGLLMARPVDSHRRIAYFESLLLPELGLRVSKWRAKPGYDLGHDFYIDVVDITDGPVWRTVDLYLDVLVRTGRDLRVEDTDELLAALGARLIDRSAAQRALERTHDAVDGIAYHGYDVDAWLRTLGITTIWRTQ; encoded by the coding sequence ATGGCCGCGAACTTCCCGGTGCCCGTCCCGATCGCCCGTCGCGACGACACCCACCACGAGGTGCATCCGCCCAAGGTGGAGCTGTTCGACCTGGCCGCGATGACGAACACCGACCCGAAGGGCTTCGTCCGCGCGGTCGACGAGTACCGGCGCACCGACCACGGCCTGCTGATGGCCCGCCCGGTCGACAGCCACCGCCGCATCGCCTACTTCGAGTCGCTGCTACTGCCCGAGTTGGGCCTGCGGGTGTCGAAGTGGCGCGCGAAACCCGGCTACGACCTGGGCCACGACTTCTACATCGACGTCGTCGACATCACCGACGGCCCGGTCTGGCGCACCGTCGACCTGTATCTCGACGTGCTCGTGCGCACCGGCCGCGACCTGCGCGTGGAGGACACCGACGAACTGCTGGCGGCTCTGGGCGCCCGGCTCATCGACCGCTCGGCTGCCCAGCGCGCGCTGGAGCGGACCCACGACGCGGTCGACGGCATCGCCTATCACGGCTACGACGTCGACGCCTGGCTGCGCACGCTCGGAATCACCACGATCTGGCGAACCCAATAG
- a CDS encoding GNAT family N-acetyltransferase: protein MTAALLRAQSAWFACLDPLLPSAVEPPAGEVVQPDGSPAVGVLVRTLLEPGTPQTLWSAMDVTELHPIMGDTDDLDPLLRAARPTLRDAADSSFVVIWPSRDIRAARALLAHGLVPLSVLAARTAHAGPVAEVPGLSIRRAGTADLPALTESAMAELTYSHQVGGAFLRPNAPAIKRAALSTHLLQGDPVWIAERDGRVVGHAEGWHTDSVPGSWAETRVRHGRWGYVNCLSVRADARGTGVGRALMDVVHAELLGEPSVGAFLYYNPPNPVSPAFWSRQGYRPLWTVWEIRPASALR from the coding sequence GTGACAGCGGCGCTTCTGCGCGCCCAGTCAGCCTGGTTCGCCTGCCTGGACCCTCTGCTGCCGTCCGCGGTCGAGCCGCCCGCGGGCGAGGTGGTCCAGCCCGACGGCTCCCCGGCCGTGGGCGTGCTCGTCCGCACCCTGCTGGAACCCGGAACCCCACAGACCCTGTGGTCGGCCATGGACGTCACCGAACTCCACCCGATCATGGGCGACACCGACGACTTGGACCCTCTCCTGCGTGCCGCGCGGCCCACGCTGCGGGACGCGGCGGACTCCAGTTTCGTCGTCATCTGGCCCAGCCGGGACATCCGAGCGGCCCGGGCGCTGCTGGCGCACGGCTTGGTCCCCCTGTCCGTGCTCGCCGCGCGCACCGCCCACGCCGGTCCGGTCGCGGAGGTGCCCGGCCTGTCGATCCGTCGGGCCGGAACAGCCGACCTGCCCGCCCTGACGGAGTCGGCCATGGCCGAACTGACCTACTCCCACCAGGTCGGCGGCGCGTTCCTGCGCCCGAACGCCCCAGCGATCAAACGAGCCGCGCTGAGCACACATCTGCTCCAAGGCGACCCGGTGTGGATCGCCGAGCGCGACGGCAGGGTGGTCGGGCATGCCGAGGGCTGGCATACCGACTCGGTCCCCGGCTCGTGGGCGGAGACGCGGGTGCGCCACGGGCGGTGGGGGTACGTGAACTGCCTGTCGGTCCGCGCGGACGCGCGGGGGACGGGGGTCGGCCGGGCGCTGATGGATGTCGTGCACGCGGAACTGCTGGGTGAGCCGTCGGTCGGGGCGTTCCTCTATTACAACCCGCCGAATCCGGTGTCCCCCGCGTTCTGGTCCCGCCAGGGTTACCGTCCCTTGTGGACAGTCTGGGAGATCCGCCCGGCGTCAGCGCTACGCTGA
- a CDS encoding DUF5685 family protein — translation MFGIIRPCRHRLSATLRTSWMAHLCGLCLALRDDHGHLARTVTNYDGLVISALVEAQSTVVGGRRVAGPCPLRGMRPAPVAEGDGARLAAAVSLVLASAKVRDHVGDGDGVFRRAPVAGVARRIATRWARQGSATGERIGFSTAVLLDAVGRQGELESGLGLGASVLSATEPTETATAAAFAHTAVLAGRPGNVAPLSEAGRLFGRVAHLLDAVEDIDADAAAGAWNPLTATGTSLSEARRLCDDAVLGVRLALKEAEFTDAKLVHRLLAHELDTAVVRTFGHPQGLLHGHGQPPQPGHRPPPPGWQQPPPGYQPPGYPPPGMPPHGPRRGKSRGTLAGCGVALAMCVTCQYCCAEEFHDPWTGEPRSGWCRNCDCSSCSCADCSGCDSCCCDGCCCDCSC, via the coding sequence ATGTTCGGAATCATCCGCCCTTGTCGTCACCGGCTTTCCGCCACGCTGCGTACTTCGTGGATGGCCCACCTTTGTGGACTGTGCCTTGCCTTGCGCGACGACCACGGGCATCTCGCCCGGACGGTGACGAACTACGACGGCCTGGTGATCTCCGCGCTTGTGGAGGCACAGTCGACCGTCGTCGGCGGTCGCCGGGTCGCCGGGCCGTGCCCCCTTCGAGGGATGCGCCCGGCGCCGGTCGCGGAGGGTGACGGCGCCCGGCTCGCCGCGGCTGTGTCGCTGGTGCTGGCCTCGGCCAAGGTGCGCGACCACGTAGGCGACGGCGACGGCGTGTTCCGCCGCGCTCCGGTCGCCGGAGTCGCGCGGCGCATCGCCACCCGCTGGGCCCGGCAGGGCTCGGCGACGGGGGAGCGGATCGGGTTCTCCACCGCCGTGCTGCTCGACGCCGTGGGCCGCCAGGGTGAGCTGGAATCGGGGCTGGGCCTGGGCGCGTCGGTGCTGAGTGCGACCGAGCCGACCGAGACCGCGACGGCCGCGGCGTTCGCCCACACCGCCGTGCTGGCGGGCAGGCCGGGGAACGTGGCGCCGCTGAGCGAGGCGGGTCGGCTCTTCGGCCGGGTCGCGCACCTGCTCGACGCCGTCGAGGACATCGACGCCGACGCCGCCGCGGGCGCCTGGAACCCGCTGACCGCGACCGGCACCAGCCTTTCCGAGGCTCGGCGACTCTGTGACGACGCCGTGCTCGGGGTCCGGCTGGCGCTCAAGGAAGCCGAGTTCACCGACGCGAAGCTCGTCCACCGGCTGCTCGCGCATGAGCTCGACACCGCGGTCGTGCGGACGTTCGGCCACCCGCAGGGCCTGCTCCACGGCCACGGCCAGCCCCCGCAGCCCGGCCACCGGCCGCCCCCGCCCGGCTGGCAGCAGCCGCCGCCGGGGTATCAGCCGCCGGGATACCCGCCGCCCGGAATGCCGCCGCACGGCCCGCGCAGAGGCAAGTCGCGCGGCACGCTGGCGGGCTGCGGCGTCGCCCTGGCGATGTGTGTGACCTGCCAGTACTGCTGCGCCGAGGAGTTCCACGACCCCTGGACCGGCGAGCCCAGGTCTGGCTGGTGCCGCAACTGCGACTGTTCCTCATGCAGCTGTGCGGACTGCTCGGGCTGCGATAGCTGCTGTTGTGACGGCTGCTGCTGCGATTGTTCCTGCTGA
- a CDS encoding DUF4126 domain-containing protein: MLAALTGMGLSAAAGLNAYIPILIVGLLSNFTDAVHLPKDFAWLGNGWVLGVVGVLLAAEFVLDKVPVVDSVNDTIQTAIRPASGGIVFSATQAASEIDNSTWMSEHPWVGWLLGIVIALIVHVMKSTARPVINATTVGAGGPVVSAVEDAGSVGLSFVAIFLPILVIAFLIALAFMAVWTFRKVRAFRARNRRRPVPG; this comes from the coding sequence ATGCTGGCGGCGCTGACAGGAATGGGTCTCTCGGCCGCCGCGGGGCTCAACGCCTACATCCCGATCCTGATCGTCGGACTGCTGTCGAACTTCACCGACGCCGTCCACCTGCCCAAGGACTTCGCCTGGCTGGGCAACGGCTGGGTGCTCGGTGTCGTCGGCGTGCTGCTGGCCGCCGAGTTCGTGCTGGACAAGGTGCCGGTGGTCGACAGCGTCAACGACACCATCCAGACCGCCATCCGCCCGGCCTCCGGCGGCATCGTCTTCAGCGCGACCCAGGCCGCCTCGGAGATCGACAACTCGACCTGGATGAGTGAACACCCGTGGGTCGGCTGGCTGCTCGGCATCGTCATCGCGCTGATCGTGCACGTCATGAAGTCCACCGCCCGGCCGGTGATCAACGCGACGACCGTGGGCGCGGGCGGGCCCGTGGTCAGCGCGGTCGAGGACGCCGGTTCGGTCGGGTTGAGCTTCGTGGCGATCTTCCTGCCGATCCTGGTGATCGCGTTCCTGATCGCCCTGGCGTTCATGGCGGTGTGGACCTTCCGCAAAGTGCGCGCCTTCAGAGCCCGCAACCGGCGGCGTCCCGTCCCCGGATAG
- a CDS encoding class I SAM-dependent methyltransferase gives MANPSAEKALGTTGVARVPVGSAESVAANIAWWDADADDYHAEHGEFLGVADFVWCPEALREEDARLLGDVAGRDVLEVGCGSAPCARWLAAEGARVVGLDLSTGMLRYAAAANVATGITVPLIRGNAERLPFADGSFDLACSAFGAVPFVADVGAVFSEVARVLRPGGTWTFAVTHPMRWIFPDDPGPDGLRVTGSYFDRTPYVEVDASGTPTYVEHHRTLGDYVRALSGAGFTLFDLVEPEWPEGHTQEWGQWSPLRGERFPGTAIFRCRR, from the coding sequence ATGGCCAACCCCAGCGCCGAGAAAGCCCTAGGCACGACCGGTGTCGCCCGGGTGCCGGTGGGCTCGGCCGAATCCGTCGCCGCGAACATCGCGTGGTGGGACGCCGACGCCGACGACTACCACGCCGAACACGGTGAGTTCCTCGGCGTCGCCGACTTCGTCTGGTGCCCGGAGGCCCTGCGCGAGGAGGACGCCCGCCTGCTCGGCGACGTCGCCGGGCGGGACGTGCTGGAGGTCGGCTGCGGCTCGGCGCCGTGTGCGCGCTGGCTGGCCGCCGAGGGCGCGCGGGTGGTCGGGCTGGACCTGTCGACCGGGATGCTGCGCTATGCCGCCGCCGCGAACGTCGCCACCGGCATCACGGTGCCGCTGATCAGGGGAAACGCCGAGCGGCTGCCGTTCGCCGACGGCTCGTTCGACCTGGCCTGCTCGGCGTTCGGCGCGGTCCCGTTCGTCGCCGACGTCGGCGCGGTGTTCAGTGAGGTCGCGCGGGTGCTGCGGCCGGGCGGGACGTGGACGTTCGCGGTGACCCACCCGATGCGGTGGATCTTCCCCGACGATCCGGGTCCGGACGGCCTGCGGGTCACGGGCTCGTATTTCGACCGCACGCCGTATGTGGAAGTCGACGCCTCCGGCACACCCACCTACGTCGAGCACCACCGCACGCTCGGTGACTATGTGCGCGCGCTGTCCGGCGCCGGGTTCACCCTGTTCGATCTGGTCGAGCCCGAGTGGCCGGAGGGCCACACCCAGGAGTGGGGCCAGTGGAGCCCGCTGCGCGGGGAACGGTTCCCCGGGACCGCGATCTTCCGGTGCCGCCGGTGA
- the rpsA gene encoding 30S ribosomal protein S1, which translates to MSTDTTIVPAVTAPKQQVAINDFASEEEFLAAIDATIKYFNDGDIVEGTIVKVDRDEVLLDIGYKTEGVIPSRELSIKHDVDPADVVKVGDEVEALVLQKEDKEGRLILSKKRAQYERAWGTIEALKESDEPVKGTVIEVVKGGLILDIGLRGFLPASLVEMRRVRDLQPYVGRELEAKIIELDKNRNNVVLSRRAWLEQTQSEVRSEFLNQLQKGQVRKGVVSSIVNFGAFVDLGGVDGLVHVSELSWKHIDHPSEVVEVGQEVTVEVLDVDMERERVSLSLKATQEDPWRQFARTHAIGQIVPGKVTKLVPFGAFVRVDEGIEGLVHISELAERHVEIPEQVVQVGNDVMVKVIDIDLERRRISLSLKQANEGFTADTEFDPTQYGMAAEYDAEGNYIYPEGFDPDTQEWQEGFEKQREEWERQYADAHTRYEQHMKQIVKAAEADAEAAEAGEGAAAAAGGEQNYSSTGGGDKPAQSGGTLASDEQLAALREKLSGGV; encoded by the coding sequence ATGTCCACCGACACCACCATTGTCCCGGCTGTCACCGCGCCGAAGCAGCAGGTCGCCATCAACGACTTCGCCTCTGAGGAGGAATTCCTCGCCGCTATCGACGCGACGATCAAGTACTTCAACGATGGCGACATCGTCGAGGGCACGATTGTCAAGGTCGACCGGGACGAGGTCCTGCTCGACATCGGCTACAAGACCGAGGGCGTCATCCCCTCGCGTGAGTTGTCGATCAAGCATGATGTCGATCCCGCCGATGTGGTCAAGGTCGGCGATGAGGTCGAGGCCCTGGTTCTCCAGAAGGAGGACAAGGAGGGCCGCCTGATCCTGTCCAAGAAGCGCGCTCAGTACGAGCGGGCCTGGGGCACGATCGAGGCGCTCAAGGAGTCGGACGAGCCGGTCAAGGGCACGGTCATCGAGGTCGTCAAGGGTGGCCTCATCCTCGACATCGGCCTGCGTGGCTTCCTCCCGGCTTCGCTGGTGGAGATGCGCCGCGTGCGCGACCTGCAGCCGTATGTGGGCCGCGAGCTCGAGGCGAAGATCATCGAGCTGGACAAGAACCGCAACAACGTGGTCCTTTCGCGCCGCGCGTGGCTGGAGCAGACCCAGTCCGAGGTGCGCAGCGAGTTCCTCAACCAGCTGCAGAAGGGCCAGGTCCGCAAGGGCGTCGTGTCCTCGATCGTCAACTTCGGTGCGTTCGTGGACCTCGGTGGCGTCGACGGCCTGGTGCACGTCTCGGAGCTGTCCTGGAAGCACATCGACCACCCGTCGGAGGTTGTCGAGGTCGGCCAGGAAGTCACCGTCGAGGTCCTCGACGTCGACATGGAGCGCGAGCGCGTGTCGCTCTCGCTCAAGGCGACGCAGGAAGACCCGTGGCGCCAGTTCGCCCGCACCCACGCGATCGGCCAGATCGTGCCGGGCAAGGTCACCAAGCTGGTTCCGTTCGGCGCGTTCGTCCGGGTGGACGAGGGCATCGAGGGCCTGGTGCACATCTCCGAGCTGGCCGAGCGCCACGTGGAGATCCCCGAGCAGGTCGTGCAGGTCGGCAACGACGTCATGGTCAAGGTCATCGACATCGACCTGGAGCGTCGCCGGATCTCGCTGTCGCTCAAGCAGGCCAACGAGGGCTTCACCGCCGACACCGAGTTCGACCCGACTCAGTACGGCATGGCCGCGGAGTACGACGCCGAGGGTAACTACATCTACCCCGAGGGCTTCGACCCCGACACCCAGGAATGGCAGGAAGGCTTCGAGAAGCAGCGTGAGGAGTGGGAGCGTCAGTACGCCGACGCCCACACTCGTTACGAGCAGCACATGAAGCAGATCGTCAAGGCCGCCGAGGCCGACGCCGAGGCCGCCGAGGCGGGCGAAGGCGCCGCCGCGGCCGCTGGTGGCGAGCAGAACTACTCCTCCACCGGTGGCGGCGACAAGCCCGCCCAGAGTGGCGGCACCCTCGCCAGCGACGAGCAGCTCGCCGCACTGCGCGAGAAGCTGTCTGGCGGCGTGTGA
- a CDS encoding M28 family metallopeptidase, giving the protein MSIRAHKRTWLSLLAVGALVASVTAAGPAAADPNNNSPQKLTKAVTVEGVLEHLRALQAISDANGGDRAAGRPGYAASVDYIVDRLTAAGYAPTVQAFEFPYFEENSELVQLSPTPISYVDGTDFNRNGFVPTFIGQATGTVTPVDVVLPPPPAPNSNSSGCEAADFAGFPAGNVALLQRGTCGFSVKTLNAQAAGASAVILFNEGQPGRTGLVTPIGATPGLAIPVVFATFATGNALAAPGPRTVRVKVDFLSETRTSWNVFAESDEGNPNNVVMAGAHLDGVQDGPAINDNGTGSAAILEVAEQMSKVKPNAKVRFAWWGAEEEGLLGSEHYIDTLPQAEQDKIALYLNFDMVGSPNYFFGIYDGDNSGGTAPPGFIPPGSAQIEDVFEKFYADRGLPKDDTEFSGRSDYGPFIAVGIPAGGLFTGAEGVKTAAQAGRYGGVAGAAYDPCYHQPCDSFTPVADGANAALYAQLNALYDLDGNVNVHALDVNADAIATAVITFAFDTSTVNGVRAPGKSHGAGNSEHAGAAS; this is encoded by the coding sequence ATGTCGATCCGCGCCCACAAGCGGACATGGCTGAGCCTGCTGGCCGTCGGGGCGCTTGTCGCCTCCGTGACGGCCGCTGGTCCCGCCGCCGCCGACCCGAACAACAACTCACCCCAGAAGCTGACCAAGGCCGTCACGGTCGAGGGCGTCCTGGAACACCTGCGAGCGCTGCAGGCGATCTCCGACGCCAACGGCGGCGACCGTGCCGCGGGCAGGCCCGGCTACGCCGCGTCGGTCGACTACATCGTCGACCGGCTCACCGCCGCCGGGTACGCCCCGACCGTCCAGGCCTTCGAGTTCCCCTACTTCGAGGAGAACTCCGAGCTGGTGCAGCTCAGTCCCACCCCGATCAGCTACGTGGACGGCACCGACTTCAACCGCAACGGCTTCGTGCCGACGTTCATCGGTCAGGCGACCGGTACGGTGACCCCGGTTGACGTGGTCCTGCCGCCGCCTCCAGCGCCGAACTCCAACTCCAGTGGCTGCGAGGCCGCCGACTTCGCAGGCTTCCCCGCGGGCAACGTCGCGCTGCTGCAACGCGGGACCTGCGGGTTCAGCGTCAAGACGCTCAACGCGCAAGCCGCGGGCGCCTCAGCGGTGATCCTGTTCAATGAGGGCCAGCCTGGTCGCACCGGCCTGGTCACGCCGATCGGTGCCACGCCCGGCCTGGCGATCCCCGTCGTGTTCGCGACCTTCGCCACCGGCAACGCGCTCGCCGCACCCGGCCCGCGCACGGTCCGGGTGAAGGTCGACTTCCTGTCCGAGACCCGCACGTCGTGGAACGTCTTCGCCGAGAGCGACGAGGGCAACCCGAACAACGTGGTCATGGCGGGCGCGCACCTCGACGGTGTCCAGGACGGCCCGGCCATCAACGACAACGGCACCGGGTCCGCGGCCATCCTTGAGGTCGCCGAGCAGATGTCGAAGGTCAAGCCCAACGCCAAGGTCCGGTTCGCGTGGTGGGGTGCTGAGGAGGAAGGTCTCCTGGGCTCCGAGCACTACATCGATACCCTGCCGCAGGCCGAGCAGGACAAGATCGCGCTGTACCTGAACTTCGACATGGTCGGCTCGCCGAACTACTTCTTCGGCATCTACGACGGCGACAACTCCGGTGGCACCGCGCCGCCCGGGTTCATCCCGCCGGGGTCGGCGCAGATCGAGGACGTCTTCGAGAAGTTCTACGCCGACCGAGGGCTGCCCAAGGACGACACGGAGTTCTCCGGTCGGTCGGACTACGGGCCGTTCATCGCCGTCGGCATCCCGGCTGGCGGGTTGTTCACCGGCGCCGAGGGCGTGAAGACGGCCGCGCAGGCCGGGCGGTACGGCGGTGTCGCGGGCGCGGCCTACGACCCGTGCTACCACCAGCCGTGCGACAGCTTCACCCCTGTCGCCGACGGTGCCAACGCCGCGCTGTACGCGCAGCTGAACGCGCTGTACGACCTCGACGGCAACGTGAACGTGCACGCACTCGACGTCAACGCGGACGCGATCGCCACCGCGGTGATCACCTTCGCGTTCGACACCTCGACGGTCAACGGGGTCCGCGCGCCGGGCAAGTCCCACGGCGCGGGCAACAGCGAACACGCGGGGGCGGCCTCCTGA
- the coaE gene encoding dephospho-CoA kinase has protein sequence MLKVGLTGGIGSGKSTVAGRLAEHGAWVIDSDKIAREVVEPGTDGLVELAAAFGKGILTTDGTLDRAGLAKIAFADADSRGLLNSIVHPKIGARTAELLAAAPADAVVVHDIPLLVEGGLAAAYHLVVIVDAPVEVRVHRLVHSRGLAEADARARVAAQATEAARRAVADVWLDNGGAQDKVLAAVDELWADRLVRFEANVRLHRHTPRGAPRLVDADPTWPAQAERALARLRLAAGSVATRVDHIGSTSVLGLAAKDVLDFQVTVANLDDAEKLVEPLGAAGFPYLPGFDQDTPYPLGGDPAGWRKRTHVGADPLRWANVHVREQGSPGWRYALLMPAWLRADTAARDEYEQVKRGLTGQFDAIPAYGDAKEPWFAQALPRAETWATQARWTP, from the coding sequence ATGTTGAAGGTCGGCCTCACCGGTGGAATCGGATCCGGCAAGTCCACTGTGGCCGGTCGGCTGGCCGAGCACGGCGCCTGGGTCATCGATTCGGACAAGATCGCCCGCGAGGTGGTCGAGCCGGGCACCGACGGCCTGGTCGAGCTGGCGGCGGCCTTCGGCAAAGGCATCTTGACCACCGACGGAACGCTCGACCGGGCCGGGCTGGCCAAGATCGCGTTCGCCGACGCGGACTCGCGTGGGCTGCTGAACTCGATCGTGCACCCCAAGATCGGCGCGCGGACCGCGGAGCTGCTCGCCGCCGCGCCCGCCGACGCGGTGGTCGTGCACGACATCCCGCTGCTGGTCGAGGGTGGACTCGCGGCCGCCTATCACCTCGTGGTGATCGTGGACGCGCCCGTGGAGGTGCGAGTCCACCGACTGGTGCACTCGCGTGGACTGGCCGAGGCCGACGCTCGGGCCCGCGTGGCCGCGCAGGCCACCGAGGCGGCCCGCCGCGCGGTGGCGGACGTGTGGCTGGACAACGGCGGCGCGCAGGACAAGGTGCTGGCCGCGGTCGACGAGCTGTGGGCCGACCGGCTGGTGCGGTTCGAGGCCAACGTCCGGCTGCACCGACACACCCCGCGCGGCGCTCCTCGGCTGGTCGACGCCGACCCCACATGGCCCGCGCAGGCCGAGCGGGCACTGGCCCGGCTGCGCCTCGCGGCGGGCTCGGTCGCCACGCGGGTCGACCACATCGGCTCGACCTCGGTGCTCGGATTGGCGGCCAAGGATGTGCTGGATTTCCAGGTGACGGTGGCGAACCTCGACGACGCCGAGAAACTGGTCGAGCCGCTGGGCGCGGCGGGCTTCCCGTATCTGCCGGGGTTCGACCAGGACACGCCGTACCCGCTCGGCGGCGACCCGGCGGGCTGGCGCAAGCGCACCCACGTCGGCGCCGACCCGCTGCGCTGGGCCAACGTGCATGTCCGCGAGCAGGGGTCACCGGGGTGGCGCTATGCCCTGCTGATGCCTGCCTGGCTCCGCGCCGACACCGCGGCCCGCGACGAATACGAGCAGGTCAAGCGCGGACTGACGGGCCAGTTCGACGCGATCCCGGCCTACGGCGACGCCAAGGAACCGTGGTTCGCCCAAGCCCTGCCGCGCGCCGAGACGTGGGCGACCCAGGCTCGCTGGACACCCTAA
- a CDS encoding DUF402 domain-containing protein: MGTAITPQLVDIVDTVTAVRSFSSGMSRTLGTCQVERWGLRLECPTPEDPFSDTEVTWLLPDHNLRLTQQKPRSRHARGGPSVLTAVRILRDGRYWRTTDLLLGLAAPGGTSARIVRSEEFAAAVAGRVLRVGDADLALCTVHKTLEELSRVRHDLSSWLAFKHIFEVWPPY, from the coding sequence GTGGGCACCGCCATCACGCCGCAACTGGTCGACATCGTCGACACGGTGACCGCGGTACGAAGCTTCTCGTCCGGGATGTCGCGCACTCTCGGGACGTGCCAGGTCGAGCGCTGGGGCCTGCGGCTGGAGTGCCCGACGCCGGAGGACCCGTTCTCCGACACCGAGGTCACCTGGCTGCTGCCCGACCACAATCTCCGCCTCACCCAGCAGAAACCCCGCTCCCGGCACGCGCGCGGCGGCCCGAGCGTGCTCACCGCGGTGCGAATCCTGCGGGACGGCCGCTACTGGCGCACCACGGACCTGCTACTCGGCCTTGCCGCCCCCGGCGGCACGTCGGCCCGGATCGTGCGCTCGGAGGAGTTCGCCGCCGCGGTCGCGGGCCGCGTCCTGCGCGTCGGCGACGCGGACCTCGCGCTGTGCACGGTGCACAAGACGCTCGAAGAACTGAGCCGAGTCCGCCACGACCTGTCGTCCTGGCTGGCGTTCAAGCACATCTTCGAGGTCTGGCCTCCCTATTAG